The proteins below are encoded in one region of Shewanella putrefaciens:
- a CDS encoding efflux RND transporter periplasmic adaptor subunit, which produces MSACHQPEVKIAPKMVVVEKVTTATVPLYGNYIGVTQASLDVEVRARVDGFVEEKRFIEGSAVKAGELLYQIDNKPYVAVVNRLKAKLASQQAIVEKAERDVIRLKPLYEQDAASQLDYDNALSTLAQARSNLIASRAEVEEAQLELSYTEIKAPIDGLVSRSEVDIGALVGSKGQSLLTRVKQVDPIYVSFNMSALDYLNAQRRLTSYSAKKEAETEGKALAGFVRITLPDSSEYRYLGDVSFTDPQVNPNTGTFEVRAILPNPEKELLPGQYTNVRIKLSETPNAVVIPQKATQVDQGGVYVMVVLPNNIVERRFIVIDHQGIEGVVVKSGLKAGEMVITEGMHRVRHGQLAEPLSAKEYAAREDELAKAGALKHQALEQQK; this is translated from the coding sequence ATGAGTGCTTGTCATCAGCCCGAAGTAAAAATTGCACCTAAAATGGTGGTGGTTGAAAAGGTCACCACAGCGACAGTACCGCTTTATGGCAATTATATTGGCGTGACACAGGCATCCTTAGATGTGGAAGTGCGAGCAAGGGTCGATGGTTTTGTGGAGGAAAAGCGTTTTATCGAGGGCAGTGCGGTTAAAGCGGGGGAGTTGTTATATCAAATTGATAATAAGCCCTATGTCGCGGTCGTTAATCGTTTAAAAGCGAAGTTAGCTTCCCAGCAGGCGATAGTGGAAAAAGCCGAACGTGATGTGATCCGCTTAAAACCCCTCTATGAACAAGATGCCGCCAGTCAACTCGACTACGATAATGCGCTATCCACCTTAGCACAGGCGAGATCGAATCTTATCGCTAGCCGAGCCGAGGTTGAAGAGGCGCAACTTGAGCTCAGTTATACCGAAATAAAAGCCCCTATTGATGGCTTAGTCAGCCGCTCCGAGGTGGATATAGGTGCGCTTGTGGGCAGTAAAGGGCAATCCTTGCTGACACGGGTAAAGCAAGTCGACCCTATATATGTGAGTTTTAATATGTCGGCCCTCGATTATCTGAATGCCCAGCGGCGCTTAACCAGTTATTCCGCGAAAAAAGAAGCCGAGACTGAGGGGAAAGCATTGGCGGGATTTGTCCGTATCACCTTGCCCGATAGCAGTGAATACCGTTATTTAGGGGATGTCAGCTTTACCGATCCCCAGGTGAATCCCAATACCGGTACCTTTGAAGTGCGGGCCATTTTGCCCAACCCCGAAAAAGAGCTGCTACCGGGTCAATACACTAATGTGCGGATTAAGCTTTCAGAAACCCCCAATGCGGTGGTAATCCCCCAAAAAGCCACCCAAGTGGATCAAGGTGGCGTCTATGTGATGGTGGTGCTGCCCAATAACATCGTCGAGCGGCGCTTTATTGTGATCGATCATCAAGGGATCGAAGGCGTAGTAGTCAAGAGTGGGTTAAAAGCGGGTGAGATGGTGATAACCGAAGGCATGCACCGAGTGCG
- a CDS encoding tRNA-uridine aminocarboxypropyltransferase — translation MALAPHAVHRLYQYRKSISTKPFGARGKKLIRCPLCLLGEQFCTCALRRQLQTQASFLLIMYNDEVLKPTNSGRLIADLIPDTHAFIWSRTEPAAELLALLDSAQYQPFLVFPAQYAEQGQTVLNQVPQSILAEDKRPLLIMLDGSWREAIKIFRKSPYLHSLPMLSFDPDTLATYALRKGSHDFQLGTAEVASLALGAIGEAANGKALSAWFDLFVESSLLGRNRRCREDLLPITDFTDAFELAYQEACNSV, via the coding sequence ATGGCTTTAGCCCCCCATGCTGTTCATCGCTTATACCAATACCGTAAGTCTATTTCGACTAAACCCTTTGGTGCGAGAGGCAAAAAACTGATCCGCTGCCCATTATGTCTATTGGGTGAGCAGTTTTGCACCTGTGCGTTGCGTCGTCAGTTACAAACTCAAGCCAGTTTTCTGCTGATCATGTATAACGATGAAGTGCTAAAACCAACAAACAGCGGGCGATTAATCGCAGATCTTATCCCTGATACCCACGCCTTTATCTGGTCACGCACTGAGCCCGCAGCCGAGCTGCTTGCGTTACTCGACTCGGCGCAATATCAACCCTTTTTAGTGTTTCCGGCACAATATGCAGAGCAGGGGCAAACGGTTCTGAACCAAGTACCACAGTCAATTTTGGCTGAAGATAAACGGCCGCTATTAATTATGCTCGATGGTAGCTGGCGTGAGGCGATTAAGATCTTCCGTAAGAGCCCTTATTTACATTCATTGCCAATGCTGTCATTCGATCCCGATACCCTGGCAACCTATGCACTGCGTAAGGGGAGCCATGATTTTCAACTTGGCACCGCCGAGGTCGCCTCCTTGGCCTTAGGGGCGATAGGCGAGGCGGCTAATGGCAAAGCGTTAAGTGCATGGTTTGATTTATTTGTCGAATCATCTTTACTGGGGCGTAACCGTCGTTGCCGGGAAGATCTTTTGCCGATCACCGATTTTACCGATGCCTTTGAGCTTGCCTATCAAGAGGCCTGTAACTCAGTTTAA
- the ampC gene encoding class C beta-lactamase, which translates to MQRHPLLASMPLLSGVFLWASLFPHVSAAQALNAKEMQSLVDSAVKPMMAKHHIPGAVIGLTIDGKQYFYQYGVSSNSTKQKVTEHTLFEIGSISKTFTATLASYAQLEGKLTLTDMASDYVPALKGSHFDGISLINLATHTAGDLPMQVPDNVTNNTELMDYLKQWQPSFAPGTHRNYANPSIGLLGMIAAQSLEQTFQQALEQTIFPQLGMTSSYIKVPSSKMADYAQGYDKQDMPVRVNPGVLADEAYGVKTTATDLLQFVEANMQMHPLAKPLQTAIDGTHRGYFDVGVMTQDMIWEHYSYPIELDKLLMGHTQEVVFGSTPVKPIVPPLEPQQNVWINKTGSTGGFAAYVAFIPAQKLGLVLLSNKNYPVPPRVEVGYQILTGISKLQQE; encoded by the coding sequence ATGCAACGACATCCCCTACTCGCTTCAATGCCATTATTAAGCGGCGTATTCCTCTGGGCGAGCCTATTCCCCCATGTCAGTGCAGCTCAAGCTTTAAATGCTAAGGAAATGCAATCGCTAGTGGATTCAGCGGTTAAACCTATGATGGCAAAGCATCATATCCCCGGTGCCGTAATCGGCTTAACGATTGATGGTAAGCAGTATTTTTATCAATATGGCGTCAGTTCAAACTCCACAAAACAAAAGGTGACTGAACATACCCTATTCGAAATTGGCTCTATCAGTAAAACCTTTACTGCGACACTGGCAAGCTATGCACAGCTTGAAGGCAAATTAACCCTCACGGATATGGCCAGTGACTATGTACCAGCATTAAAAGGCAGTCATTTTGATGGGATTAGTCTTATCAATTTAGCGACCCACACCGCGGGGGATCTGCCAATGCAAGTCCCAGATAACGTCACTAACAATACAGAATTAATGGATTATCTTAAGCAGTGGCAGCCGTCCTTTGCCCCTGGGACCCACAGGAATTACGCCAATCCAAGCATTGGCCTACTCGGGATGATTGCCGCGCAGAGTTTAGAGCAAACATTTCAACAAGCGCTTGAACAAACAATCTTTCCACAATTGGGCATGACCAGCAGCTATATTAAGGTTCCAAGCAGCAAAATGGCCGATTATGCCCAAGGTTACGATAAGCAAGATATGCCTGTGCGGGTCAATCCCGGCGTATTAGCCGATGAAGCCTATGGCGTTAAAACCACAGCCACAGATCTGCTGCAATTTGTGGAAGCCAATATGCAAATGCACCCACTTGCCAAACCTCTGCAAACGGCAATCGATGGGACCCACAGGGGATACTTTGATGTGGGCGTGATGACCCAAGATATGATTTGGGAACATTATTCCTATCCGATTGAGCTCGATAAGCTACTTATGGGCCACACTCAGGAAGTGGTGTTTGGCAGTACGCCCGTGAAACCCATAGTGCCGCCCCTTGAGCCGCAGCAAAATGTGTGGATCAATAAAACTGGCTCAACCGGTGGTTTTGCCGCCTATGTCGCCTTTATCCCCGCGCAAAAGCTTGGGTTAGTCTTACTAAGCAATAAAAATTATCCCGTTCCGCCACGGGTTGAAGTGGGTTATCAAATCCTAACGGGGATAAGCAAGCTGCAACAGGAATAA
- the pssA gene encoding CDP-diacylglycerol--serine O-phosphatidyltransferase — protein MLDKLGGIAVQPEALTWLLTPCRFKAELLARIESAKNSIYIAALYLEDDEAGREILQALMAAKAQNPALDVKILVDFHRARRGLIGHKGDSGNYLMYRRVMAEAEYPIDIMGVPVKSREFMGVLHLKGFIIDDAVIYSGASLNNIYLQQNEKYRFDRYHVIESAELARSMRAMIQRYIIADPAVTSLTQDAQQEVLPPKNDVRSFKLRLSEAEYEFASTRRGNRITPLLGLGRKKNLLNKVVVALVEESKDSLFICTPYFNPPYILVRALAKHLRNGKRIDIVVGDKTANDFYIPPEQDFSTIGALPYMYEQSLRKFAKRQQWAIDNGQLNIHLWKHGINSYHLKGISADGKKHLITGSNLNPRAWALDLENGLLIHDETACWKAQFEAEQAHILEHTQRLYHYSQVDTLQSYPAPVKKIMTRIRRLKADFLLRRIL, from the coding sequence TTGCTAGATAAGCTTGGTGGAATAGCCGTTCAACCCGAGGCTTTAACGTGGTTGCTTACGCCATGCCGATTTAAGGCAGAGTTACTCGCTCGCATCGAGAGTGCTAAAAACAGTATTTATATTGCCGCACTCTATTTAGAAGATGACGAAGCGGGCCGTGAGATTTTACAGGCCTTGATGGCCGCCAAAGCGCAAAATCCCGCATTAGATGTCAAGATCCTCGTCGATTTTCACCGGGCACGACGTGGCCTAATTGGCCATAAAGGCGACAGCGGTAATTATCTTATGTATCGCCGCGTGATGGCCGAGGCTGAATATCCTATCGATATTATGGGTGTTCCAGTTAAATCCCGTGAATTTATGGGCGTACTGCACCTTAAGGGCTTTATTATCGATGATGCGGTGATTTACAGCGGCGCTAGTCTTAACAATATTTACTTACAACAGAATGAGAAATATCGTTTCGATCGCTACCATGTGATTGAATCCGCCGAATTAGCGCGCAGTATGCGGGCGATGATCCAGCGTTATATTATCGCCGATCCCGCAGTGACTTCACTCACCCAGGACGCGCAGCAGGAAGTGTTGCCGCCCAAAAACGATGTGCGTAGCTTTAAATTGCGTTTATCGGAAGCTGAATACGAATTTGCATCTACCCGCAGAGGCAATCGGATCACGCCTTTGCTGGGGTTAGGCCGCAAGAAAAACCTATTGAATAAAGTGGTGGTTGCTTTAGTCGAGGAGTCTAAGGACTCGCTATTTATCTGCACGCCTTACTTTAATCCCCCTTACATTTTAGTGCGTGCCTTGGCTAAGCACCTACGTAATGGTAAACGCATCGATATCGTTGTCGGCGATAAGACGGCGAACGATTTTTATATTCCGCCAGAGCAGGACTTCTCGACCATTGGGGCGCTGCCCTATATGTACGAGCAATCTTTGCGTAAGTTTGCCAAACGTCAGCAGTGGGCAATCGATAATGGACAGTTGAATATTCATTTGTGGAAGCACGGTATCAACAGTTATCACCTTAAAGGGATCAGTGCCGACGGTAAAAAGCACTTGATCACAGGCTCCAATCTTAATCCTAGGGCGTGGGCACTGGATTTGGAAAATGGCCTGTTGATCCACGATGAAACCGCTTGCTGGAAAGCGCAATTTGAAGCCGAGCAGGCACATATTCTTGAACACACACAGCGGTTATATCACTACAGCCAAGTGGATACGCTGCAAAGCTATCCTGCGCCAGTGAAAAAGATCATGACTCGGATCAGAAGGTTAAAAGCGGACTTTTTACTGAGGCGTATTCTCTAG
- a CDS encoding DUF1904 domain-containing protein, with protein sequence MPHISMRGLPQVVVAEFSQALLQSLAAICKGNAESFTLDWIPSISYRNGKIDQRFVQVELLWFPVDPDIHLKVEQTIRLAVTEAYPELTHIAVMFLSLTPSASYRGGQHV encoded by the coding sequence ATGCCTCATATTAGTATGCGCGGCTTACCACAGGTAGTCGTTGCAGAGTTTAGCCAAGCATTACTGCAGTCTTTGGCGGCGATATGCAAAGGTAATGCTGAGAGTTTCACATTAGATTGGATCCCGAGCATCAGTTACCGTAACGGGAAAATTGATCAACGCTTCGTCCAAGTCGAGTTACTCTGGTTTCCGGTTGACCCAGATATCCATCTCAAAGTAGAACAAACGATCAGGCTGGCAGTGACAGAGGCCTATCCAGAATTAACTCATATTGCTGTGATGTTTTTGTCACTGACCCCAAGTGCTTCCTATCGGGGTGGTCAGCATGTATAA
- the dacB gene encoding D-alanyl-D-alanine carboxypeptidase/D-alanyl-D-alanine-endopeptidase codes for MYSLPQTTLYVSLLLAALGLQAEPRPPENSTHFAKQMADISPRHSQTAIMAIDLASNQLIYSHQPDTLLIPASTQKVLTAVTAMAALGPEFRYVTELWSDAPIRHGHIAGSVYLRFNGDPTLTQADLKGIFASLVKQGITRIEGHLYLIGDKQEQLQAPGWVWDDLGICFAAPVSSYIINQNCVYGQFIPSSATQASMVKLRAASYGVKVSSDAVFDQQANRDFCQLDLMRLGQNQYHLRGCYPGSEAIPLAIAVSDPEKFAKDTLSAMLKGEMTVAGKVQVGEHIPQKAKLIASHSSAPLPELLTTMLLKSDNLIADSLFKQVGKTYYRTQGSFTHGAAAMKHILTDLGVDLSSANIVDGSGLSRYNLLNARQLADVLSLIHRDARFSGLITSLPQAGVSGTLKYRQGYTKPPLKNLIFAKTGSMQGVANLAGFMRLPQQQDILFVVLENGIAPEPNKSNKPAFSAHFLTTLLREIPPAAQVNTASQTDANTMKLSH; via the coding sequence ATGTATAGCTTACCCCAAACGACGCTTTACGTTAGCTTGCTACTGGCAGCCCTAGGGCTGCAAGCCGAGCCTCGGCCCCCTGAAAACTCGACCCACTTTGCTAAACAAATGGCTGACATCAGCCCGCGTCATTCGCAAACCGCTATAATGGCCATTGATTTAGCCAGCAATCAACTCATTTACAGCCATCAGCCAGATACCTTATTGATCCCCGCCAGCACACAAAAAGTACTGACGGCAGTCACAGCTATGGCGGCACTTGGCCCAGAGTTCCGTTATGTCACCGAACTGTGGAGCGATGCCCCCATTCGCCATGGCCATATCGCGGGCAGTGTTTATTTACGTTTTAATGGCGATCCCACGCTAACGCAGGCAGATCTTAAGGGCATTTTTGCGAGTTTAGTCAAACAGGGGATCACTCGTATCGAGGGCCACTTATATTTGATTGGCGATAAACAGGAACAACTTCAAGCACCGGGCTGGGTATGGGACGATTTGGGCATTTGTTTTGCGGCCCCCGTCTCTAGCTATATTATCAACCAAAATTGCGTTTACGGTCAGTTCATCCCAAGCAGTGCAACACAAGCTTCTATGGTCAAACTCCGTGCCGCAAGTTATGGGGTTAAAGTGAGCAGCGATGCCGTATTCGACCAACAGGCAAATCGCGATTTTTGTCAGCTCGATCTCATGCGCCTAGGACAGAACCAGTATCATTTGCGTGGCTGCTATCCTGGCAGTGAGGCTATTCCCCTCGCGATTGCCGTGAGTGATCCTGAAAAATTTGCAAAGGATACGCTTAGCGCCATGCTTAAGGGCGAAATGACGGTTGCAGGCAAAGTACAGGTCGGGGAGCATATTCCACAAAAAGCAAAACTGATTGCCAGCCATAGCTCAGCTCCCTTACCTGAACTGCTCACGACCATGCTGCTTAAATCGGATAATTTGATCGCCGATAGTCTATTTAAGCAAGTGGGCAAAACCTATTATCGCACCCAAGGCAGTTTTACCCATGGCGCCGCGGCGATGAAGCACATTCTAACCGATTTAGGCGTGGATTTATCGAGTGCCAATATCGTCGATGGTTCTGGTCTATCACGGTATAACCTATTGAATGCTAGACAATTGGCCGATGTACTTAGCCTAATTCATCGGGATGCACGTTTCAGTGGGCTCATTACGAGTCTGCCCCAGGCGGGCGTGAGTGGTACTCTTAAATATCGCCAAGGCTATACCAAGCCGCCCCTGAAAAACCTTATTTTCGCTAAAACAGGATCAATGCAGGGGGTAGCAAATTTAGCGGGGTTTATGCGTTTACCTCAGCAGCAGGACATTTTATTTGTGGTGCTCGAAAATGGCATAGCCCCAGAGCCTAACAAATCGAATAAACCCGCCTTTAGCGCCCATTTCCTCACCACACTGTTAAGAGAAATTCCCCCAGCGGCGCAGGTAAACACCGCGAGCCAAACCGATGCTAATACGATGAAGCTGAGCCATTAA
- a CDS encoding acyl-CoA dehydrogenase C-terminal domain-containing protein: MNPYQAPLTDMRFLLEQVFDAPNTWAQLPEIAEMVDIDTANAILEEAAKISSELIHPLNRTGDEQGVLHQDNQVITPDGYKAVYEQYSQGGWVGLCGDPEFGGMGMPKMLGVLVDEMAYSACNAFTLYGSLTAGAALCINAHGSEALKQAYLPKLYSGEWAGAMDMTEPQAGSDLRNIRTRALPQDDGSYAITGSKIFITGGDHDLTENVIHLVLAKLPDSKGISLFLVPKISVNADGSLANTNGVSVGSIEHKMGLKGSATCVMNFDNAQGFLIGEPNRGLVCMFTMMNYERLAIGIQGLGSAQAAYQMAADYAKERNQGIAAGGSPTGSDSDPIIVHGDVRRMLLTIRAMTEAGRALSVFTGQQLDLAKYAQDEVKAKAARYVGLLTPVAKAFLTDRGLDATIMAQQVFGGHGYIRETGIEQLVRDTRIAQIYEGTNGIQAIDFLGRKVTGDNLTALKELVADLKAQMRAFTQVDAVKVAAVCARLDALVIVAESVNEHKVAQPALINACAVDFLDAFGYTLYGFYWLAMVDKAAAHDDKTFAEQKTYLAKFYFDKLLPKADYHLAQVRAGDTSTMAMPAVLF; encoded by the coding sequence ATGAACCCTTACCAAGCCCCGTTAACGGATATGCGTTTCCTATTGGAACAGGTATTTGATGCCCCAAACACTTGGGCACAATTGCCTGAAATTGCTGAAATGGTCGATATCGACACGGCCAATGCCATTCTTGAAGAAGCCGCCAAAATCAGCAGTGAGTTGATCCATCCGCTGAACCGGACGGGGGATGAGCAGGGCGTGTTGCATCAAGATAATCAAGTAATTACCCCCGATGGTTATAAAGCGGTATATGAACAGTATTCCCAGGGTGGTTGGGTTGGTTTATGTGGCGATCCTGAATTTGGTGGCATGGGCATGCCTAAAATGCTCGGCGTATTAGTCGACGAAATGGCCTACAGTGCCTGTAATGCGTTTACCCTGTATGGCTCCTTAACTGCGGGTGCGGCTTTATGTATCAATGCCCACGGCAGCGAAGCATTGAAACAAGCTTATTTGCCTAAGTTATATTCCGGCGAATGGGCGGGCGCTATGGATATGACGGAGCCGCAAGCGGGTTCTGATCTGCGTAATATTCGCACCCGTGCTTTACCGCAGGATGATGGTAGTTATGCCATCACGGGCAGCAAGATTTTTATCACGGGTGGCGATCATGATTTAACTGAAAACGTCATCCACTTAGTGCTTGCCAAGTTACCGGATAGCAAAGGGATTTCACTCTTCCTGGTGCCTAAAATATCGGTGAATGCCGATGGCAGCTTAGCCAATACGAATGGGGTATCAGTGGGTTCTATCGAGCACAAGATGGGCCTTAAAGGTTCAGCAACCTGTGTGATGAACTTTGATAACGCCCAAGGTTTCTTGATTGGCGAGCCTAATCGCGGTCTCGTGTGCATGTTCACTATGATGAACTACGAGCGTTTAGCCATTGGTATTCAAGGGCTGGGCAGTGCGCAGGCGGCATATCAAATGGCGGCCGATTATGCGAAAGAGCGTAATCAAGGTATCGCCGCGGGCGGCTCACCGACAGGCAGCGATTCTGATCCTATTATTGTCCACGGTGATGTGCGCCGTATGCTGCTGACCATTCGCGCAATGACAGAAGCGGGCCGAGCTTTATCAGTGTTTACGGGTCAGCAACTGGATTTAGCTAAATATGCCCAAGATGAGGTTAAAGCCAAAGCAGCGCGCTATGTGGGACTATTAACGCCAGTTGCCAAGGCATTCTTAACCGACCGTGGTCTAGATGCGACGATTATGGCGCAGCAAGTCTTTGGTGGACATGGCTATATTCGTGAAACGGGTATTGAGCAATTAGTCCGTGATACCCGTATCGCGCAGATTTATGAAGGCACCAATGGCATTCAAGCCATCGATTTCCTCGGCCGTAAAGTCACGGGCGATAATCTTACCGCCTTGAAGGAATTGGTGGCGGACTTGAAGGCACAAATGCGCGCATTTACCCAAGTTGATGCGGTGAAAGTCGCGGCAGTATGTGCACGTTTAGATGCATTAGTGATCGTCGCCGAGTCAGTCAATGAGCACAAAGTGGCTCAGCCTGCGCTGATCAATGCCTGCGCGGTCGACTTTTTAGATGCCTTTGGTTATACCCTCTATGGTTTCTACTGGTTGGCTATGGTTGATAAAGCCGCTGCCCATGACGATAAAACCTTCGCCGAGCAGAAAACCTATTTGGCTAAGTTCTATTTTGATAAGTTATTGCCTAAAGCGGATTATCACTTAGCCCAGGTTAGAGCTGGGGATACAAGCACTATGGCGATGCCTGCGGTCTTGTTCTAA